The following are encoded together in the Ovis aries strain OAR_USU_Benz2616 breed Rambouillet chromosome 15, ARS-UI_Ramb_v3.0, whole genome shotgun sequence genome:
- the CHST1 gene encoding carbohydrate sulfotransferase 1, whose translation MQCSWKAVLLLALASIAIQYTAIRTFTAKSFHTCPGLAEAGLAERLCEEGPTFAYNLSRKTHILILATTRSGSSFVGQLFNQHLDVFYLFEPLYHVQNTLIPRFTQGKSPADRRVMLGASRDLLRSLYDCDLYFLENYIKPPPVNHTTDRIFRRGASRVLCSRPVCDAPGSGDLVLEEGDCVRRCGLLNLTVAAEACRERSHVAIKTVRVPEVNDLRALVEDPRLNLKVIQLVRDPRGILASRSETFRDTYRLWRLWYGTGRKPYNLDVTQLTTVCEDFSNSVSTGLMRPPWLKGKYMLVRYEDLARNPMKKTEEIYGFLGIPLDSHVARWIQNNTRGDPTLGKHKYGTVRNSAATAEKWRFRLSYDIVAFAQNACQRVLAQLGYKMASSEEELKNPSISLVEERDFRPFS comes from the coding sequence ATGCAATGTTCCTGGAAGGCCGTCCTCCTCCTCGCCCTGGCCTCCATCGCCATTCAATACACGGCCATCCGCACCTTCACAGCCAAGTCCTTCCACACCTGCCCGGGCCTGGCGGAGGCCGGGCTGGCCGAGCGGTTGTGCGAGGAGGGCCCCACGTTCGCCTATAACCTCTCGCGCAAGACCCACATCCTTATCCTGGCCACCACGCGCAGCGGCTCCTCCTTCGTGGGCCAGCTCTTCAACCAGCACCTGGACGTCTTCTACCTGTTTGAGCCCCTCTACCACGTGCAGAACACACTCATCCCCCGCTTCACCCAGGGCAAGAGCCCAGCCGATCGGCGGGTCATGCTGGGCGCCAGCCGGGACCTCCTGAGGAGCCTCTACGACTGCGACCTCTACTTCCTGGAGAACTACATCAAGCCGCCGCCCGTCAACCACACCACCGACAGGATCTTCCGCCGCGGGGCCAGCCGCGTGCTGTGCTCCAGGCCGGTGTGCGACGCCCCGGGCTCGGGGGACCTGGTGCTGGAGGAGGGGGACTGTGTGCGCAGGTGCGGCCTGCTGAACCTGACGGTGGCCGCCGAGGCCTGCCGCGAGCGCAGCCACGTGGCCATCAAGACGGTGCGCGTGCCCGAGGTCAACGACCTGCGGGCCCTGGTGGAAGACCCTCGCCTAAACCTCAAGGTCATCCAGCTGGTCCGGGACCCCCGGGGCATCCTGGCCTCCCGCAGCGAGACCTTCCGCGACACGTACCGCCTCTGGCGGCTCTGGTACGGCACCGGGCGGAAGCCCTACAACCTGGACGTGACGCAGCTGACCACCGTGTGCGAGGACTTCTCCAACTCCGTGTCCACCGGCCTCATGCGGCCCCCGTGGCTCAAGGGCAAGTACATGCTCGTGCGCTACGAGGACCTGGCCAGGAACCccatgaagaagactgaggaGATCTACGGGTTCCTGGGCATCCCCTTGGACAGCCACGTGGCACGCTGGATCCAGAACAACACGCGGGGAGACCCCACCCTGGGCAAGCACAAGTACGGCACGGTGCGAAACTCGGCGGCCACGGCCGAGAAGTGGCGCTTCCGCCTCTCCTACGACATCGTGGCCTTCGCCCAGAACGCCTGTCAGCGGGTGCTGGCGCAGCTGGGCTACAAGATGGCCAGCTCGGAGGAGGAGCTCAAGAACCCCTCCATCAGCCTGGTGGAGGAGCGGGACTTCCGCCCTTTCTCGTGA